A region of the Oncorhynchus gorbuscha isolate QuinsamMale2020 ecotype Even-year linkage group LG02, OgorEven_v1.0, whole genome shotgun sequence genome:
ttgactctgtactggtaccacatgtatatagcctccacattgactctgtactggtaccacatgtatacagcctccacattgactctgtactggtaccacatgtaaacagcctccacattgactctgtactggtaccacatgtataaagcctccacattgactctgtactggtaccacatgtataaagccccgctattgttatttactgctgctcttttattatttgttattcttctctcttccctttttGGGGAATTTTCTTtaaactgaattgttggttaagggcttgtaaataagcatttcactgtattcagcgcatgtgacataaCATTGGTTTGATTTGACTTCCTTTTTCCACTACACATGCACTGATCACTAATCCAAATCTCGGCCATGACTGGCAGTGTATTGTGTGTGAAAACAAGTTGAAATCTCAGTCAAATCATTGCCTACTCTTCCTCTGCTATCTGGTTGTGTTGCTAGTAGCGCTTAACATGTTGTCCATTGTTCCTGTAACAAGACATAACAAGGCCATCTCGTGAGTCAGTGCCCTCTCTGTGCCCACCTGCAGTTATGTCGGCGTAACCACCAGGTGAAATGGGCCTGGCAGCCCAGGCAGTGGGTGGTCTCCTTGTCCTGCAACAACCGCTCCTCTGCCCACAGCTTCTGCTCAAACTCCAGAGCGTCCGATTTCTGCCACAGAACATCCTTATCCctgcagacgcacacacacacacacacacacacacacacacacacacacacacacacacacacacacacacacacacacacacacacacacacacacacacacacacacacacacacaaaaacaatacattttttatgtTTGGATCCAGCATCGAAGTACAAAGGACCCAaaagatcagacagacagacagacacccacacacaggtGGGCGTTtaaggcgtcagcatgcttcagttccgCTGGCGGCTAGCCGAAGTCTGCTCATTGAACCGAACAGGTGTGGTCACATAATAGACATTCACTTGAAAAACACGGAAAAAGcgtcaatagtactgtttgtctaTTTTGAGATGCCGTAGCCAGCATTCACTTCCTCACAATATTCAGAATTACTCTAAGATAATttaagaaatctgtcattaactTTGACGTTTTGGACGAGAAGATCTTAGTCACGTggttttacatctaactaagatgtttggaaCAGTATTTCTCAATTAataaatgtgcatgaaaacgagtcgtctctcgttgaatgacaacaaagactttacttaagaatccctactgttgaccaatcaccgatgaaggggcgtagactttggCTACCAACTTCGCCGTGCCTCAAGGAAAAAATTTGTGCCCGAACAACCGGAAAAAAACATAAGTAAATCCAAAACTAACAAAAACATCACTAAATGTTGTCATAATATTTGCACAAACTCATCCGTCTGGGAAGCATGCGGATGCCTTTAGAGAGCAGGACCTGCTGTTAAAACAACACGGTTACATCCGTCTGGGAAGCATGCGGATGCCTTTAGAGAGCAGGACCTGCTGTTAAAACAACACGGTTACATCCGTCTGGGAAGCATGCGGATGCCTTTAGAGAGCAGGACCTGCTGTTAAAACAACACGGTTACATCCGTCTGGGAAGCATGTTAAAACGGATGCCTTTATGAGAGCAGGACCTGCTGTTAAAACAACACGGTTACATCCGTCTGGGAAGCATGCGGATGCCTTTAGAGAGCAGGACCTGCTGTTAAAACAACACGGTTACATCCGTCTGGGAAGCATGCGGATGCCTTTAGAGAGCAGGACCTGCTGTTAAAACAACACGTTACATCCGTCTGGGAAGCATGCGGATGCCTTTAGAAGCAGGACCTGCTGTTAAAACAACACGGTTACATCCGTCTGGGAAGCATGCGGATGCCTTTAGAGAGCAGGACCTGCTGTTAAAACAACACGGTTACATCCGTCTGGGAAGCATGCGGATGCCTTTAGAGAGCAGGACCTGCTGTTAAAACTTACATCCGTTATGCCTTTAAACAGGACCTGCTGTTAAAACAACACGGTTACATCCGTCTGGGAAGCATGCGGATGCCTTTAGAGAGCAGGACCTGCTGTTAAAACAACACGGTTACATCCGTCCTTTAGAGGAGGACCTGCTGTTAAAACAACACGGTTACATCCGCGGGAAGCATGCCTTTAGAGAGCAGGACCTGCTGTTAAAACAACACGGTTACATCCGTCTGGGAAGCATGCGGATGCCTTTAGAGAGCAGGACCTGCTGTTAAAACAACACGGTTACATCCGTCTGGGAAGCATGCGGATGCCTTTAGAGAGCAGGACCTGCTGTTAAAACAACACGGTTACATCCGTCTGGGAAGCATGCGGATGCCTTTAGAGAGCAGGACCTGCTGTTAAAACAACACGGTTACATCCGTCTGGGAAGCATGCGGATGCCTTTAGAGAGCAGGACCTGCTGTTAAAACAACACGGTTACATCCGTCTGGGAAGCATGCGGATGCCTTTAGAGAGCAGGACCTGCTGTTAAAACAACACGGTTACATCCGTCTGGGAAGCATGCGGATGCCTTTAGAGAGCAGGACCTGCTGTTAAAACAACACGGTTACATCCGTCTGGGAAAAACATGCTGGATGCCTTTAGAGAGCAGGACCTGCTGTTAAAACAACACGGTTACATCCGTCTGGGAAGCATGCTGCTTTAAAGGACCTGCTGTTAAAACAACACGGTTACATCCGTCTGGGAAGCATGCGGATGCCTTTAGAGAGCAGGACCTGCTGTTAAAACAACACGGTTACATCCGTCTGGGAAGCATGCGGATGCCTTTAGAGAGCAGGACCTGCTGTTAAAACAACACGGTTACATCCGTCTGGGAAGCATGCGGATCCCTTTAGAGAGCAGGACCTGCTGTTAAAACAACACGGTTACATCCGTCTGGGAAGCATGCGGATGCCTTTAGAGAGCAGGACCTGCTGTTAAAACGACACGGTTACATCCGTCTGGGAAGCATGCGGATGCCTTTAGAGAGCAGGACCTGCTGTTAAAACAACACGGTTACATCCGTCTGGTTGTTCCCCTCTTGATCATCAAGGATATTGTCTGCTCAGTTAGTTTTTTTTAGGCATGGTTTCTTTGTAGTCAGTGAATCATATATGTGTGTGATTTGTGGGTATTTGAGGACTAAATTTAGTGTCCACTTGCTCATGGACTCTCTAACATCCCCAAGGACTGCGGTTGAAAACGAGCTAAAACcgtcacttttactgaaacgtcgATTAATGTgtactgtccctgtaaaaatgaACTCAATAAAGTCAACAAAATCATTATTCATGCTATTCTGGTTATATTGTCCTAATCTAATTTTACATGCACTTCCAACGACCCCCTGTTCTGATGTACTGTACGTCTCTCTGCCAATGAGCAGTTGGAATAGAAAAAAATGTAGgagtaacaaacaaacaaacaaaaaatattgtggttaaataaGGACACCCCAGGGGAGCTGGCATTGTGTTTTATGCCCTACAGGGGATGAGCGCTATGCAAataggagagacacacacagacagacagacagacagacagacagacagacagacagacagacagacagacagacagacagacagacagacagacagacagacagacagacagacagacagacagacagacagacagacagacagacagagacagagacagagagagagagagagagagagagagagagagagagagagagagagagagagagagacccagacgcagaaaaagagagaaggagcgagagagcaatgcctgccaaaaaaaatgaaaattcatAAGCAGACGAGAGCTGTCGCTTTCTGTTCCCTCTTAATATCCCCCTCTCGCTGTCTTCCTTCTTGATATCCCCCTCTCGCAGTCTTCCTCCTTGATATCCCCCCTCACTGTCTTCCTCCTTGATATCCCCTCTCACTGTCTTCCTCCTTGATATCCCCTCTCACTGTCTTCTTCCTTGATATCCCCCCTCACTGTCTTCCTCCTTGATATCCCCCCTTCACTGTCTTCTTCCTTGATATCCCCCCTTCACTGTCTTCTTCCTTGATATCCCCCTCTCACTGTCTTCCTTCTTGATATCCCCCTTTCGCTGTCTTCTTCCTTGATATCTTGGGATTCTTTCTGAATTCCGAATGGACTACTCCTAGGCAAAGATCCCTCCTTTCGTcagatccctctctcccttcttttgTCAGATCCCTCCCTCCTTTATGTCAGATCCCTCGCTCCCTCCTTTATGTCAGATCCCTCCCTCCTTTATgtcagatctctctctccctcctttatgTCAGATCCCCCCCTCCTTTATGTCAGATCCCTCCCTCCTTTATGTCAGATTCCTCCCTCCTTTATGTCagatcccttcctccctcctttatgtcagatcccttcctccctcctttatgtcagatcccttcctccctcctttatGTCAGATCCCTCCCTCCTTTATGTCAGATCCCTCCCTCCTTTATGTCAGATTCCTCCCTCCTTTATGTCagatcccttcctccctcctttatgtcagatcccttcctccctcctttatGTCAGATCCCTCCCTTTTCATCAGATGAGACTGTCAGGGGTGAGATGGCATTACAAAGACCCACACTGTGCTCGCTATTGGAGCGCATCCTCAGAGGACACACTCCCCACAGGACTCAGCCAAGAGGGTAGAACCAGACCTTGTTATCTGATCACCCAAACGAAGGCAGAAAACAACAACACCCTTTCCAGTTTCTAAACAAAAGCCTGTCTTAGATCTACAGATCAAAGGTTCAGCTGTCGCTTTGTCTATTTCTTCCCGCGCTCAGGATAGTGCAGAGGAGGGACTAGGTCGTACTTGATAAGTTCGATGAGGCGCTCCTCCAGGGTGCTCTTGGTTCGGTATAGGTCGTCGATCTCTGCGGTCGTCCTAAGGTAATAACTACGTTTGTCCACCTCGGCCTGCTCCAGTTTCTGCTTTAGCTCCTCACACACCGCCTGGACCGTTGAGAGAGCCTCCTCAGCACTAAATGACAGAGAGATAAGGGTGAGAAAAATATTAAAGTAcaaggctctgcatggtcaatccAACATCTGCAGTGGCCGTACAGCATTTACTGCGATGCGGACTCCACAGAAGTCAgagcattcatacttcttgcgcttCGCAGAGCAGAGccgagctgttgtgaaggaagttctCAAGGAAGTTAGATTGTATTTATACAGGACCTCCTGCCCCCacctaccatcaaccaatcatgtcaatgtggagctatacggAGCCCTTCGCAGTGCGGAGCTAGCTTGATTTGGCCTTCGCAAGCCTCCGGAGGCTCCGCAATTGCATCACACTCTCTGTACATAGCCTCTGGATCGAATTTCTGGATTAAGCATAAATTGGCTTTAACTGTCCACTGAATATTTGTACAAGttaatattctgttaactcatcccaaataatgttgttgacttgaCCTATACTAGTATATGTGGCCAAAACATAAATTGGAGAAAAAACACTTTAAACCCCacctcaaacttgtatctcaaaAAGATTGTATaaaaaatgcttgctatttcctcatagagCATGATGTCATGTTGGCTTGTTggctgagctggccaatcagcggtctacttCCATGAATATTTTAATGACTGGTATACGCCCACCCCATTTTGTTGTTGTGGTACTCCCACATATTTCCAACACATGaaagctgctttttaacataCTTAATAATAACAACTTGAAATTAATTATAGgccatatttcatagaaatctggaaatactggacagttactttaagagAATGGAAGATGGAGTGTGTACGACTACAGCCCCGGGCGtactcagtcctccttttcctgtagtccacaatcatctccttagtcttggttatgttgaggggTAGGTttttattctggcaccacacggccaggtctctgaccttctccctataggctgtcttgtcggtgctcaggcctaccactgttatgtcgtttgcaaacttaatgatggtgttggagtcgtgcctggccatgcagtcgtgggtgaacagggagtacaggaggggactgagcacgcacccctgggggggctccggtgttgaggatcagcgtggcagatgtgttgctacctaccctcaccacctgggggcggcccatcaggaagtccaggatccagttgcagagggaggtgtttagtcgcaggattcttagcttagtgatgagctttgagggtactatggtgttgaatgctgagctgtagtcaatgaatagcattctcgcattagtgttccttttgtccaggtgggaaagggtagtgtggagtgcaatagagattgcatcatctgtggatctgtttgggcggtatgcaaattggagtgggtccctggtctctgggataatggtgttgatgtgagccattaccagcctttcaaagcacttggctactgatgtgagtgctacgggtctgtagtcatttaggcaggttgcctttgtgtttttgggcacagggactatggtggtctgcttgaaacatgttggtattacagactcaatcagggacataaTCTTTGACTCGCACTTACATGAGAAAATAGCAGACAGAATTGTCTTGTCGATTCTGTACGATGCGTTTAAAAATATCTTAAGACGGGCTACTTAGCTCATCTAAATGGAAAGGTTGTTTTCTGTGTGGGGTATAATAGGTAAATGCCGGGGTTACAGCCTTACCTGGTGACAGAGTCTCTTAGGTGCTgaatctctccctcactctgacaaATGGCTGCTTCGGACTTTGTGATGTGAGCATCCTTCTCTCCAATCAGCCGTGAGTACTCTTCATTCACCCCCTTCATCAAACATAATCATAATATGCAGTAGTTATAAAAATAGAACCAAAAAACTTTCAGAAACAGGTGTTTGATCGGTTGATAAATTAATACAGATCAAGGATTAAAGAAGTCTACAGAGGAGCGATGCTTTGTAAATGAACagcctacctctctccttcactcagaTAGCACAGTACAGGCAGATTAATTACAACGTGTCACatcctgtctatcctgtctgctcTCTGTTTTATCATACTCGGCTGATGAACACCGAACTCTAATCTGTTTCGTATTAATTAACCCGGTCAAGTGTGTACAGGCCTGCTCTTCTTTCATATTCATTTCTTTGCCCTCCCTCATATGTATTCCTAGGCATCTCTAATGAAAACTTAAAAACATACGCCAGAGCAGACAGGCTGGACGTGTGCACATCTGACTTTGTCATCCACCCAATTATATGATCATCTTATGAATTCTTATCACTGATTCTTTTATTTCAATGTCAGCTATTTCAATTGGGTCTAAAGACAGTGCTGAACAGACATGCCATGTAGCCAATTATGTTTTTCTCTGCCAGTGTTTCCCAAAGTGTTTTACTGTATGTATCTTGATtgtgatttattaggatccccatggtgacgccaatggcgacagctagtcttactgggttCCGGCATATAACGAAatatacattacagacaaaagacattacagacaaaagacATTACAGAGAAAATACATTACAAGACAAGGGATTGAAGACTGTCTGTTATATTGCACTATTGTcatactgtgcattcggaaagtattcagaccctttgacttttcccacattttgttatgttacagccttattctaaaatggattaaataagaAAAGAATCATCACGGTACCCCCtattgacaaagcgaaaacaggttaagacatttttgcaaatggattacaaataaaaaacagaaataccttccttctatacataagtattcagaccctttgctattagatttgaaattgagctcagatgcatcctgtttccattgatcatccttgaggtgtttctacaacttgattagagtccacccggggtaaattcaattgattggacatgatttggaaagacacacacctgtctataaggtcccacagttgccagtgcatgtcagagcaaaaaccaagccatgatgtcaaaggaattgtccgtagagctctgagacaggattgtgacgaggcacagatctggggaagagtaacaaaaaatgtctgcagcattgaaggtcctcaagaacacagtggcctccatcattcttaaatggtagAAGTTTGCAACCACaaggactcttcctagagctggccgcccagccaaactgagcaatcgggggagaagggccttggtcagggaggtgaccaagaacacgatggtcactcagacagagctccaaagttcctctgtggagatgggagaaccttccagaaggaagcagcacttcaccaatcagacctttattgtagagtggccagccggaagccactcctcagtaaaaggcacatgacagcccacttggagattgccaaaagacacctaaagactctcagaccagactctctggtctgatgaaaccaagatttaactctttggcctgaatgccaagcgtggtggcagcatcatgctatggggatgttttgctcaggacctcagactggggcaaaggttcaccttccaacagaacaacaaccctaagcacacagccatgacaaTCAAGGAGTGGCTTcgcgacaagtctctgaatgtccttgagtggcccagccagagcctggacatgAACCAGGTCGAACAtaactggagagacctgaaaatagctgtgcagtgatgctcctcattcaacctgacagagcttgacatgatctgcagagaagaatgggagaaactctccaaatacaggtgtgccaagctcgtagcgtcatacccaagaagactgaagactgtaatcactgccaaaggtgcttcaacaaagtactgagtaatactcatgtaaatgtgatCATTTCAGTTGTTTTTTTATTGTAAATTTGCAACAATTTATTGAAACCTGTGTTTTccttgtcattatgaggtattttgtgtagattgttgaagaagataaaaacatttaatatattttagaataaggctgtattataacaacatttggaaaaatacaaggggtctgaatactttctgaatgcactgtatgtgaatAATGTGAAGAGGTGAAGATACAGACCTCTAACTCTGAGACTTTGGCCTCCAGACCGGACACCTTTTCCTGCTCTTTTGGCAGCTGGACTCTCAGTTTCCCCAGCTCATCATTCACACTCTGGATAGATAGAGAGTAAAACACACAGGTGTTCTAATGGAGCGTAAAACACACAGGCATTGTAATGGAGAGTAAAACACACAGGCGTTCTCATAGAGAGTAAAACACACAGGTATTCTAATGGAGAGTAAACCACACAGGTGTTCTAATGCAGAGTAAAACACAGGTGTTCTAATGGAGAGTAAAACACACAGGTGTTCTAATGGAGAGTAAAACACACAGGTGTTCTAATGGAGAGTAAAACACACAGGTGTTCTAATGGAGAGTAAAACACACAGGTATTCAAATGGTGCCAAGTAATCATTAACTGTTGTATAAATCACATTGCTCTTAATGCTGCTTTTCGACTAACACCAGTGTTACACTAGTGCATACACCCTTATGATATACTAGGGAAATCGTGTGTCCGTAGCTAGGGCTGACAGTGAGGACTTGTGAAGAGCAGAATCAACATCCTCCGCTGGGTGTTGAAGTCCACAGTCAGACATTGTTATTTAAACGTCAGCTAAAAAGTACCAGTGGCCTGGCTTTGGCCCCAAGTTAGAGCAGGTCCGCCTGAGTCATGGCCTAGTGAGACACGGGTGCTGACCCGCGCAGATGGAAACAGAAAAGTCTGAGACTTTTGGGTAAACACTGGGTGGAAATACACCATAAACAGCCCTTTCATGTGCTGTCGTAATGATATGATTTTGCTCCTGTCCAGGATTTCCACAAGGCACACGCTTTTCACAGAACTCCAGTCAAACTCACCTTGATCTGGTTCTGATGATTCATACTCTCGGAGCTCATCTGGAACTTGACCGCCTCCATCTCCTCCCGACTTGAGTCTTTGAGGCTCCTCACCTGGCCCTCCGCCTTCTCCAGCTTCTCCTGGAGTTCCAGCATGGCTGCCGGAAGGTTCTCCATcatcctcagctcctctctcagGCTGGCGTTCTCCTGGCGAAGGGCGGCCATGCAAGCCTCCTGCCGCTCCACCTCCCTGGACGTCCGCTCTTCTAGCTCCCCTATCTTGCCTGCCTCCCCCGCCCAGCCTTCCTTGGCCTCCTCCCTTTCTGCCGTCAGTCTACATAGGGTCATCCCAAGCTCTGCCATCTCTGTATTGGCCCGGTGGAGGCTCTCGCGTGTCTCAGCATTCTCCATGGTCAGCCTCTCGTTCTGGGTCTTGAATGTTGCCAGCTCTCCTCTGGCGGAGGCCTCAGCGGTAGCCAATTCTGCCCGGGTGGCTGCCTCCACCCGGTCACGCTCCCTGCTCAGTGCCTCTTCCCTCTCATTGCACTGCAGGAGCTCGGCTACGTGCCTCTGGTTGAGTGCCTCGGTCTGGGCTTTAAGCTGCTCCGTTAGGGTCCTGAGTTCGTCTCTCTGGGCCTCCGTCACCTCcagctgggcctggctcctcatCCTGTCTTCCACAGAGGTGTTCAGCTGCACCCTTAGATCCAGCACTTCTGCCTGGAGCCTGGTCACTTCCTTCATGTTCACCTCCAGCTGGCCCTCTATCATGGTCATTTTGGCAGCTATCTCCTGGCTCTCCTTGGCCTGGGCAGAGCTCCTCACTAGCTGGGTTCTCTCCACCGTTTGCTTCTCGGTGGTGACCCTCTCTATCAGCTTTGTCTTTTTGGCGCAGGCCTTTTCTGCATCTGTCTTAGCCTTCTCCAGTGCCCTACCCCTGGCCTCTAGGGCCTCCACCCTGGCCTGGAGCTCTACACAGCCTTTCTCCTTGTTCTCGAGCTGGGCCTGCCGGTCTTTGAGCTGCTCCTGCAGGCTGGCTTCACTCCTGCGGGACCGACCCAAGCTCTTCTCCAGCTCTGCGATCTGCCCATGGATGGCCTTCAGCTCATCCTGCATGGAGCTCAGGGCCGCCCTCACCGTGGCCTGCTCCTCCCTCAGGCCTAGGTTCTCCTGCTCCAGCCGTTTGCCGGCGGCGTCTGACACCTCGGCAGCCATGGCTGCCCTCTGCAGACTCTCGTCCAAGGCCCGGTTCTCCTCACGCAGCCTCCTGTCCTTCTCATCCACAGTCACTTTGGCGTCGTCCAGCTGGCTCCTCAACTGCTTGTCAGAGGCCCTCAGAGCAGCCACCTCACCCTCAAGGGCTACCCGGCTTTCTGCCAGCTCCTTCTTCAGCTCCTCATTCCTCTTCACTGTCCCCAGCAACTTCCCGTTCAGCTCCATCAGGTTGGTGCACTGGGTCTTGTACTCCTCGATCCTATTGGCTTGCTCCCTGACGCTGGACTCCAGTTCTGAGAGGTTGGCGCTCAGGCCATCGCGCTCTGTGGTCAGGCTATGGCTCTGGACCTCCAGGTGCTGGAGCTTCTGCGTGCTGGAGAGCAGCTCCGCCTCTCTGGTCTTTAACTGCTTCTTCAGGTAGAGGAGTTCCACCTCCAAGGCTTCTTTCAGATTGCCCATGCTTCCCTggatctcctctttctcttcctgcgCCCTGTCCCTGGCCTCCTCGGCCTGTATCTCCCTTTCTTCCAGAGCACTCTGGAGGTCATGCAGTTGCCTCTGCAGATTGCTGGCCTCCTTGTCCCTCAAAGTCAATGCCCCCTGAAGCTTGTCAATGGCGTTACACTGCTCCTCTGCACACTCTGCAAACTTagacttctcctctgcagcagacttTAACAGCGCCTCCAGCTTGGCCTCATCCTCCTTTGCCGCCACCTCCTTGACCCTTAGCTCATTTGCCAGCTTCTCAGCCTGCCgcctcctatcctctccctcaGCCAGAGCCTCTATCTTCCCCCCCTCTGCCTCCTTCAGTCTGTCCAGCAGCTCGTGGATCTTCTGTGCTGAGTCAAAATAGCTGGTCACCTGCTGGCCCTTCTCATCCAACACACCGTCCAGCTTGGCCATTAGTTCTACGTTCTTCCCCTCTGCGGCCACCAGCTTCTCCTGGAGGTGGCGCTGTTCTGCTTCCCTGGCCCTCTCCCCAGCCTTCAGGGTCTCCAGCTCGCGGGACAAGGCCTCCTCACGCCTCTCCAGGGCTTTCAGGGTCCCTTGCATACCCTGCTGTTCCTCCTGTGCGGTCAGCGACACATCCAGCTGCCTCTGGAGCTCCAGCACCACGCCTTTGAGTTCAGCACCCTCCTCCCCCATCAGGCGCACCCTGTCCTGGAGCTCCCGCTGCTTCAGCTCTGACTGGTCCAGCTCCAGGCGGAGCTCGTCCAACATGCTCACCTCCACACCGGAAGGTAGCGACTCGTTCAGCTCGCTCAGCATGCCCGGGCCGTACTCAGGACTGCCGGGGAACTCATGAGCGTGCTGGGGGGGGGTATTAGAGAAACAGGGTACTAGAGTGAGTACTGCAGACTTGACACATTGTTAAGACTTCACTAGAAATACTGTATGATCTCACAAGATATGACTAGCTCCTTATAGAATCATATTAGTCCCAGTAGAGTAAAAGCTCTGAGGAGCTGTGTCAGTACCTGTGAGTATGTGCTGGCCAGGCTGTTAATGCTGGAGCTGCGACTGGGTGGTTTCCACATGTGGCCAGGTGAGTTGGGCATGCCCAGTGTCCTCCTGGAGATAAGAAAACACACATGTGATGAGGTGACATCACCAAGTGTCTACATTTGATCAATTCCTCAATCCAATGCGCAGCATCTTGAGTGTAGGGTGCATTTATAAACATAATGACTTTGCAATTGGTTACCTTGCAAAGGTGGGCCAGGACGAGTCAAGGTCATGACCCCTGGAAGCCACGTCAAACTGGATCTCGTTGAGCTCATACAGGTGACTTACGATGTCAACACTGAGGTGGGATTTCAGCAAGGGGCTGCGAGCATAGTACCAGTCACTGCAAGAAGGAGAGAAGCATATACAGGGAAATGAGTTGAGAGATAGGCATAACAACACACATGTGCATACATTCACGTAGAAATACCTTCACTAACACACTTGCATTGTTCCTTATATTAAATCACTTCGACACATAAAAAAAGTACTTTTTTGGACTAATGTACATGCCTTttacaaacacacaggtacattTCACAAGTACATAGAGCATATAGACGTGGTTCTGTACAACGGGAGAAGTAACTTTTCGAGAAGCGGATTGGTACAAAATGCTGTATCTATACTGAGTTAGACAACGTCTACTCCCCTCCCACTGA
Encoded here:
- the LOC123997562 gene encoding FYVE and coiled-coil domain-containing protein 1-like, producing MAGGVGESQLQRIIRDLHDAVAELTKEYRENGEPITDDSPNLQKFSYKLEYLLQFDQKEKTTFLGTRKDYWDYFSDCLAKIKGANDGIRFVKSIPELKTSLGKGRAFIRYSLVHQRLADTLQQCLMNQRVTSDWYYARSPLLKSHLSVDIVSHLYELNEIQFDVASRGHDLDSSWPTFARRTLGMPNSPGHMWKPPSRSSSINSLASTYSQHAHEFPGSPEYGPGMLSELNESLPSGVEVSMLDELRLELDQSELKQRELQDRVRLMGEEGAELKGVVLELQRQLDVSLTAQEEQQGMQGTLKALERREEALSRELETLKAGERAREAEQRHLQEKLVAAEGKNVELMAKLDGVLDEKGQQVTSYFDSAQKIHELLDRLKEAEGGKIEALAEGEDRRRQAEKLANELRVKEVAAKEDEAKLEALLKSAAEEKSKFAECAEEQCNAIDKLQGALTLRDKEASNLQRQLHDLQSALEEREIQAEEARDRAQEEKEEIQGSMGNLKEALEVELLYLKKQLKTREAELLSSTQKLQHLEVQSHSLTTERDGLSANLSELESSVREQANRIEEYKTQCTNLMELNGKLLGTVKRNEELKKELAESRVALEGEVAALRASDKQLRSQLDDAKVTVDEKDRRLREENRALDESLQRAAMAAEVSDAAGKRLEQENLGLREEQATVRAALSSMQDELKAIHGQIAELEKSLGRSRRSEASLQEQLKDRQAQLENKEKGCVELQARVEALEARGRALEKAKTDAEKACAKKTKLIERVTTEKQTVERTQLVRSSAQAKESQEIAAKMTMIEGQLEVNMKEVTRLQAEVLDLRVQLNTSVEDRMRSQAQLEVTEAQRDELRTLTEQLKAQTEALNQRHVAELLQCNEREEALSRERDRVEAATRAELATAEASARGELATFKTQNERLTMENAETRESLHRANTEMAELGMTLCRLTAEREEAKEGWAGEAGKIGELEERTSREVERQEACMAALRQENASLREELRMMENLPAAMLELQEKLEKAEGQVRSLKDSSREEMEAVKFQMSSESMNHQNQIKSVNDELGKLRVQLPKEQEKVSGLEAKVSELEGVNEEYSRLIGEKDAHITKSEAAICQSEGEIQHLRDSVTSAEEALSTVQAVCEELKQKLEQAEVDKRSYYLRTTAEIDDLYRTKSTLEERLIELIKDKDVLWQKSDALEFEQKLWAEERLLQDKETTHCLGCQAHFTWWLRRHNCRLCGRVFCYYCSNNFVMTKHSGKKERCCRECYSQHSAVVERFTEGELSPSDTQPPPPSFGPHSPPEPAPYKPTPRVKVLDPSAKSDDAAYDIITQEEVNGTYDSDSLSQTTGGSLEGEQDARPLGVLDIGTGAVSPDDPEENVPTVQDTEITLLKSGEVTLVVPLSIEDISQFGDGSRELFVKSSCYSVINIAVVDCGPTVSWVFSSEPKSISFSVVYRETTDVPVEQSKVLIPLTRCNSHKETIQGQLKVRNPGLYTLIFDNSFSRFISKKVLYHLTIEKTIIYDGSDF